The following coding sequences lie in one Coxiella endosymbiont of Amblyomma americanum genomic window:
- a CDS encoding F0F1 ATP synthase subunit delta: MTFNVVQYFTLSRPYAQALFIEAKESRQLNFWLKTLHVLSILIEHRSIIAIVRNPSIPNEKVKNILLKLLSEIKLEADSLLEEKLGNFLRLLINKRKLILLPSITLLYKNLLNSSRKILEATVVSAILLNNNQKNNIKKKLEKRFNTRIKLKTAIDESLVGGGVIYVGDWVMDGSIKGKIARLSENLKEA; encoded by the coding sequence GTGACATTTAACGTGGTCCAATATTTCACACTTTCAAGACCGTATGCTCAGGCTCTTTTTATAGAAGCCAAGGAGAGTCGCCAATTAAATTTCTGGTTAAAAACGCTTCATGTTCTTTCGATACTAATTGAGCACAGATCAATAATTGCAATAGTTAGAAATCCAAGCATTCCGAATGAAAAGGTAAAAAATATATTGCTTAAATTACTTAGTGAAATTAAGCTAGAAGCCGATTCTCTCTTAGAAGAAAAATTAGGAAATTTTCTTCGATTATTAATAAATAAGAGAAAATTAATTCTTCTACCTAGTATTACTCTGCTCTACAAAAATCTATTAAATAGTTCTAGAAAAATACTGGAAGCCACAGTCGTGTCAGCTATTCTCTTAAATAATAATCAGAAGAATAATATTAAGAAGAAACTAGAAAAACGTTTTAATACCAGAATTAAACTAAAAACTGCAATTGACGAATCTTTAGTAGGTGGCGGTGTTATTTACGTTGGTGATTGGGTCATGGATGGTTCAATTAAAGGAAAGATAGCTCGATTATCAGAAAATTTGAAAGAGGCTTGA
- a CDS encoding F0F1 ATP synthase subunit B, with translation MDINASLIIQMLVFAIFIVLTMKFVWPSVMQALEKRRKNIADGLAAAEKGYKKLKLSEKKEKESLTRTKAQAMKIIEQAHQRANYIILVAKSKAREERTQLLQLAKNDIDQEYNTVKIKLLKQVSDIVVESTQKILQREVNKASHDRLLDELISDI, from the coding sequence ATGGATATTAATGCATCGTTGATTATTCAAATGCTAGTTTTTGCGATTTTTATTGTACTGACAATGAAATTCGTGTGGCCGTCGGTGATGCAAGCCCTTGAAAAACGCCGTAAGAACATTGCGGATGGATTAGCTGCCGCAGAAAAAGGATACAAGAAACTTAAGCTTTCAGAAAAAAAGGAAAAAGAATCTTTAACAAGAACTAAAGCACAAGCAATGAAAATAATTGAACAAGCACATCAACGCGCTAATTACATTATTTTAGTTGCTAAAAGTAAAGCACGTGAAGAAAGAACACAACTCTTACAATTAGCAAAAAATGATATCGATCAAGAATACAATACAGTAAAGATTAAATTACTTAAACAAGTTTCCGATATTGTAGTAGAAAGCACTCAAAAAATCTTACAACGTGAAGTAAATAAAGCAAGTCATGATCGTTTACTTGATGAATTAATTAGTGACATTTAA
- the atpE gene encoding F0F1 ATP synthase subunit C, producing MNIAQLISNIQGLSAIAAGLFIGLSAMGTAIGFGILGGKFLEGVARQPELSTMLMIRMFLMAGLVDAFAAIALVMGLILIFARNPFLDAAIKAISKTTIN from the coding sequence ATGAATATTGCTCAATTAATCTCAAATATACAAGGACTTTCAGCGATCGCAGCAGGATTGTTTATTGGGCTTTCAGCGATGGGGACAGCCATAGGATTCGGTATACTAGGAGGAAAATTTTTAGAAGGTGTAGCTCGACAACCAGAACTTTCAACTATGCTGATGATTCGCATGTTTTTGATGGCAGGATTAGTAGATGCATTTGCTGCTATTGCCTTAGTAATGGGTTTAATTTTGATTTTTGCTCGTAATCCATTTTTAGATGCCGCAATAAAAGCCATCAGCAAAACTACCATAAACTAA
- the atpB gene encoding F0F1 ATP synthase subunit A, whose translation MLQINVTSAEYIQHHMIHWNLNLRNFTFTNGGFWTLNLDTLIVSVVLGFFFLTFFYAIARSATDSVPGRWQNFVEMAVETVDNTVKDSFHGDRKLIAPLALTTFIWVFLMNFMDLIPVDLIPRVINFFNIRHFRAVPTADPVLTFAMSVTVFILIIFYNFKIKGAIGLIKEILTRPFGWYFAPINVIFRLIDEGVKPISLALRLFGNLFSGELIFILIALLPWWSQLTLGVIWTVFHLLVIIVQAFIFMMLTIVYISLATEFH comes from the coding sequence ATGCTACAAATCAATGTGACATCAGCCGAATATATTCAGCACCATATGATTCATTGGAATTTGAATCTGCGCAATTTTACGTTTACAAATGGTGGGTTTTGGACGCTTAATCTTGATACTCTTATAGTCTCTGTAGTACTTGGCTTCTTTTTTCTTACTTTTTTTTATGCGATTGCACGAAGTGCAACAGACAGCGTGCCAGGAAGATGGCAAAATTTTGTGGAAATGGCCGTAGAAACGGTTGATAATACAGTTAAAGATTCTTTTCATGGTGATCGAAAATTGATAGCGCCCTTAGCGCTGACTACCTTCATTTGGGTATTTTTAATGAATTTCATGGATCTTATCCCTGTAGATTTGATACCACGTGTAATCAATTTTTTTAATATAAGGCATTTTAGAGCAGTGCCTACAGCAGATCCCGTTTTAACTTTTGCTATGTCAGTTACCGTTTTTATTTTAATTATTTTTTATAATTTTAAAATAAAAGGCGCTATTGGTTTAATCAAGGAAATTTTAACTAGACCTTTTGGTTGGTATTTTGCGCCAATTAATGTAATTTTTCGTTTAATTGATGAAGGAGTTAAACCAATTTCTTTAGCATTGCGACTTTTCGGAAATCTGTTTTCAGGAGAATTAATTTTTATATTAATTGCATTGCTACCTTGGTGGAGTCAGTTGACATTAGGCGTAATTTGGACGGTATTTCACTTATTGGTTATTATAGTTCAGGCATTTATCTTTATGATGCTAACAATTGTGTACATTAGTCTCGCAACAGAATTTCACTAA
- a CDS encoding ATP synthase subunit I gives MVGFCTRGTFNEKTKGFCVIVYQLAGLQTIAAIIIVLGWWWIRGLMEGLSVFLGGITCLLPNLCFAYRLFDIINTKVGKRIAINFFYIEGLIKFALSASLVIMAILCTPISIKPFIIGYIGSQLGLWFVPLMIKSVQYNVRDSK, from the coding sequence ATGGTGGGGTTTTGTACAAGAGGTACTTTTAACGAAAAGACCAAGGGTTTTTGTGTGATTGTTTATCAGTTGGCAGGACTACAAACGATTGCTGCTATCATCATAGTCCTAGGATGGTGGTGGATTCGAGGATTGATGGAAGGTCTGTCTGTGTTCCTAGGGGGTATAACTTGCCTTCTACCTAATCTCTGTTTTGCCTATCGTCTATTTGATATTATCAATACTAAAGTAGGAAAAAGGATTGCGATTAATTTCTTTTATATAGAAGGGTTAATTAAATTTGCGTTAAGTGCTAGTTTGGTAATTATGGCAATTTTGTGTACCCCGATCTCTATTAAACCGTTTATTATTGGGTATATTGGTAGCCAGCTTGGACTTTGGTTTGTACCATTAATGATAAAATCCGTACAGTACAATGTAAGAGATAGCAAATAA
- a CDS encoding M3 family metallopeptidase: MFGNNHTWKTLIQPLEDIDDQLHRYWAPINHINSVTHSQTLHEVYRLCLAKLSKYFTEISHHFGLYQAIQSLTDDKEHQKLNKIQRRVIDNKMRSFRLSGINLPYREKQHVVKLTEMLLQLQDKFEENVLHATQGWYKYITNENDLCGMPPHTIMLARQTAEKKALKCGWIFNLESSSYLSIMKYADSRALRKEMSTAFVTRASDQGPDAGRWDNTVIIENILNARLELARSLNFKNFAQYSLFNKMIKDPKKVIGFLHQLIEDVLPVSKKEFTELCVFAKKEFNIKKLEPWDVAYVSEKLYQKKYTFSQEDLRPYFPEAQVIQGLFNIVNRLFQISIRSISDADVWHPDVHCYSVYDAKDQLCAYFYFDLYARENKRNGAWMDDPCSRRQLPNGDIQIPVAFITCNFRPPIDKCSALLSHDEIVTLFHEFGHALQHMLTKINYLEVSGINGVPWDSVELASQFLEYWAWQKESLLMITKHYQTGKALPDALLQSIYSARNFHAAMQMTRQLELALFDMYLHVEFDPAIKNQVQKILNAVRKKTCVIPISDFNRFQNSFSHIFSGGYAAGYYSYQWSETMAADAFSLFKKKGIFDSHSAKKFLTYILESGGSEDTMRLFRAFRGREPKIASLLKQKGIVLTDCV; this comes from the coding sequence ATGTTTGGGAACAATCATACATGGAAAACTTTAATACAACCTTTAGAAGACATTGACGATCAATTGCATCGCTATTGGGCACCAATTAATCATATCAATTCAGTAACTCACTCTCAGACCTTACACGAAGTCTATCGTTTATGTCTTGCTAAATTATCAAAATATTTTACTGAAATTAGCCACCATTTTGGTCTTTACCAAGCTATTCAGTCATTGACAGATGATAAAGAGCATCAAAAATTGAATAAAATACAACGTAGAGTCATCGATAATAAGATGCGTAGCTTTAGATTATCAGGAATTAATTTACCGTATAGAGAAAAACAACACGTTGTGAAATTAACTGAAATGTTATTACAACTTCAGGATAAATTTGAAGAAAATGTTCTACATGCTACTCAAGGATGGTATAAGTACATTACAAATGAAAATGATTTGTGTGGTATGCCGCCTCATACAATAATGCTAGCTCGTCAAACAGCAGAAAAAAAAGCATTAAAATGTGGTTGGATATTTAATTTGGAAAGCTCTTCTTATTTGTCTATTATGAAATATGCTGATTCTCGAGCGTTACGGAAAGAAATGTCAACAGCATTTGTTACTCGTGCATCAGATCAGGGGCCGGATGCTGGAAGATGGGATAATACAGTCATAATAGAAAATATTCTTAACGCGCGTTTGGAATTGGCACGATCGCTTAATTTTAAAAATTTTGCTCAGTATTCTCTATTCAATAAGATGATTAAAGACCCCAAAAAAGTTATTGGATTTTTACATCAATTGATAGAAGATGTTCTTCCGGTATCAAAAAAAGAATTTACAGAACTTTGTGTATTTGCAAAAAAAGAATTTAACATTAAAAAATTAGAACCATGGGATGTTGCGTATGTATCTGAGAAATTATATCAGAAGAAATACACCTTTTCCCAAGAGGATTTAAGGCCATATTTCCCAGAAGCACAAGTTATTCAAGGATTGTTCAACATTGTCAATCGATTATTTCAAATTTCAATAAGGTCTATATCCGATGCGGATGTTTGGCATCCTGATGTACACTGTTACTCAGTATACGACGCAAAAGATCAATTATGTGCTTATTTTTATTTTGATCTTTATGCTCGTGAAAATAAGCGAAATGGTGCATGGATGGATGATCCTTGTTCAAGGCGTCAATTACCTAATGGAGATATTCAAATTCCTGTTGCTTTTATTACTTGTAATTTCCGTCCACCTATAGATAAGTGTTCTGCTCTCTTGAGTCACGATGAAATTGTGACGTTATTTCACGAATTTGGCCATGCTCTTCAGCATATGCTCACTAAAATTAATTATTTGGAAGTCTCTGGAATAAATGGTGTACCTTGGGATTCTGTAGAATTGGCAAGCCAATTTTTGGAGTACTGGGCTTGGCAAAAAGAATCACTGCTTATGATCACTAAACATTATCAAACCGGTAAAGCTTTGCCTGATGCATTGCTTCAAAGCATATATAGTGCTAGGAATTTTCACGCAGCTATGCAAATGACGCGCCAATTAGAACTTGCGCTATTTGACATGTACCTGCATGTAGAATTTGATCCCGCTATAAAAAATCAAGTACAAAAAATTCTTAATGCAGTACGAAAAAAAACTTGTGTCATACCTATATCAGATTTTAATCGATTTCAAAATAGTTTTTCTCATATCTTTTCAGGTGGTTATGCAGCAGGGTATTATAGTTATCAATGGTCGGAAACAATGGCTGCTGATGCATTCTCTCTTTTTAAGAAGAAAGGAATATTTGATTCTCATAGTGCTAAGAAGTTTTTAACTTACATTTTAGAATCTGGTGGTTCTGAAGACACTATGCGTTTATTTAGAGCTTTTCGTGGACGCGAACCAAAAATAGCATCTTTATTGAAACAAAAAGGTATTGTTCTAACTGATTGTGTATGA
- the rpiA gene encoding ribose-5-phosphate isomerase RpiA: MLRKNLKKMIALEAVQYVKNVDIIGIGTGSTVGYFIDALAGMKRKIEGAIASSVATEKFLKEKGIPLIDLNSVSDLEVYVDGADEYNEHFYLIKGGGGALTKEKIIATAAKKFICMVSESKKVNVLGGKFPLPLEVIPIARSFVAREIAKLKGSVVYRSGFITDNGNIILDVYNLDIVNPVELEKTLNNIPGIVSNGLFTHRPADILLVGTSSYVKIYKRL; the protein is encoded by the coding sequence ATGTTAAGAAAAAATCTCAAAAAAATGATAGCACTAGAAGCTGTTCAATATGTTAAAAATGTTGATATTATCGGCATCGGAACTGGTTCTACAGTTGGTTATTTTATCGATGCGCTTGCTGGTATGAAACGGAAAATTGAGGGGGCGATAGCCAGTTCTGTTGCTACAGAAAAATTTCTTAAAGAAAAAGGTATTCCCTTAATCGATCTCAATTCCGTTTCAGATTTAGAAGTATATGTGGATGGAGCAGACGAATATAATGAGCATTTCTATCTTATAAAGGGCGGAGGTGGTGCACTGACTAAAGAAAAAATAATTGCTACTGCTGCTAAAAAATTCATCTGCATGGTTAGTGAAAGCAAAAAAGTTAATGTTTTAGGAGGTAAGTTTCCTTTACCTCTTGAAGTAATTCCTATTGCTAGAAGCTTTGTTGCGCGTGAAATTGCTAAACTGAAAGGGAGTGTTGTTTATCGCTCAGGGTTTATTACTGATAATGGTAATATTATTTTAGATGTTTATAATTTAGATATCGTTAATCCAGTAGAATTAGAAAAAACTCTAAATAACATTCCTGGTATAGTTAGCAACGGACTTTTTACCCATCGTCCCGCGGACATCCTTCTTGTAGGAACGTCTTCTTATGTTAAAATTTATAAAAGATTATAA
- a CDS encoding carbon storage regulator produces the protein MLVLTRTLGQRLIIGNNGNDEKTEKSETAKTLIHSSSTVMKGSLSNEKIIITVLEVRGNQVRIGIDAPKYIPVHREEIYQRIQSEEKITTSSKKTETIKEE, from the coding sequence ATGTTAGTTCTAACGAGAACATTGGGTCAGCGTTTAATCATCGGTAACAATGGTAACGATGAAAAAACCGAAAAGAGTGAAACAGCTAAAACTTTAATACATTCATCTTCAACTGTCATGAAAGGTAGTCTCTCTAATGAAAAGATTATTATAACAGTTTTAGAAGTTAGGGGTAATCAAGTGCGCATTGGTATCGATGCGCCAAAGTATATTCCAGTACATCGAGAGGAAATTTACCAGCGTATTCAAAGTGAGGAAAAGATAACAACGTCGTCAAAAAAGACTGAAACAATTAAGGAAGAATAA
- the aroE gene encoding shikimate dehydrogenase, giving the protein MEKYAIIGNPVAHSLSPIIFQAFGAQVHKIFCYIKIETSLNGFANALKKFQKIGGKGVNITAPFKHKAYNISNKSSQEAKEAQAASALLFLNNGATIYSVNYDGLGLKKDLVRCNINLTRKSILIVGAGGAVSGILGSLTNDAISSKIVIVNRTISKAYKLVSYFRSHNLLQCVGYNDLQPTPYDVIIHATSLGHQGKLPPLPSAVIGPKTCCYDLSYGRAALPFLQWAKSKGASKCFDGLGMLVEHNAALFYLWFGIYPNTSSVLKKLNDFCTFSI; this is encoded by the coding sequence ATGGAAAAATACGCGATTATCGGTAATCCTGTTGCTCACAGCTTATCACCCATTATTTTTCAAGCTTTCGGAGCACAAGTGCATAAGATATTTTGCTATATAAAAATAGAGACATCTTTAAATGGTTTTGCTAATGCATTGAAAAAATTTCAAAAAATCGGTGGCAAAGGGGTGAATATTACTGCTCCTTTTAAACACAAAGCTTATAACATTTCAAATAAAAGTAGCCAAGAAGCAAAAGAAGCACAAGCGGCAAGTGCTCTATTATTTCTCAATAACGGAGCAACTATCTACAGTGTAAATTATGACGGTCTAGGGTTAAAAAAGGATCTTGTACGTTGTAACATCAATCTCACTAGAAAATCGATTCTAATCGTGGGGGCAGGAGGAGCAGTATCTGGTATCTTAGGATCATTAACCAATGATGCGATATCGTCAAAGATTGTTATAGTCAATCGTACAATCTCTAAAGCATATAAACTAGTTTCATATTTTCGTTCACACAACCTATTGCAGTGTGTAGGTTATAATGATTTACAACCAACACCATATGACGTCATCATTCACGCCACTAGCTTAGGGCATCAAGGTAAGCTTCCCCCGTTGCCATCCGCTGTTATTGGACCGAAAACTTGTTGTTACGATCTTTCTTATGGAAGGGCTGCTTTACCATTTTTACAATGGGCCAAATCTAAAGGTGCTAGTAAATGTTTTGACGGTTTAGGTATGTTAGTAGAACATAACGCCGCCCTCTTTTATTTATGGTTCGGAATCTATCCAAATACATCGTCTGTTCTTAAAAAGTTGAACGATTTCTGCACTTTCTCGATCTAG
- the aroB gene encoding 3-dehydroquinate synthase, producing the protein MHTDCIFVNAKQSSYPIYIGIDLLKKKSLLYQYIKSRQIMIVTNNTIASLYLTSLKMIFHDFQCDQYLLPDGEQFKNIRYWQKILNKLITNNHHRDTTLIALGGGIVGDLTGFVAACYQRGTNFIQLPTTLLAQVDAAIGGKTAVNHPAGKNLIGAFHQPEAVIIDLNTLYTLPIREFNSGISEIIKVALICDREFFFDLEKNIAFLLKRDLNYLQIVIKRACKIKSNIISIDEKEKISGYRTLLNLGHTFGHAIEYLLGYGYCLHGEAIAVGLVLSAQLSHSLGMISACEVNRIKNLLQRIPLPTRLPRTIIKNSLNVLLSIMHRDKKVINGRLHLVLLDHIGHAIVSDEINDSTLKLFFSSLYNDST; encoded by the coding sequence ATGCACACTGATTGTATTTTTGTTAATGCAAAGCAATCCTCATATCCTATCTATATTGGGATAGATCTTTTAAAGAAAAAATCGCTTCTTTATCAATACATCAAGAGTCGTCAAATAATGATTGTAACTAATAATACAATCGCCTCATTATATCTCACATCATTAAAAATGATTTTTCACGATTTTCAATGTGATCAATATCTTTTACCAGATGGAGAGCAATTTAAAAACATCAGATATTGGCAAAAAATTCTAAATAAATTAATCACAAACAATCATCACCGAGACACTACTTTAATCGCACTAGGAGGAGGAATCGTAGGTGATTTAACTGGTTTTGTTGCAGCTTGTTATCAACGTGGTACAAATTTTATCCAATTGCCAACAACTCTCCTTGCCCAAGTTGATGCCGCTATTGGAGGTAAAACTGCTGTAAATCATCCAGCTGGAAAAAATCTTATTGGAGCGTTTCATCAACCTGAAGCAGTAATCATTGATTTGAATACACTATACACATTGCCTATACGAGAGTTTAATTCTGGAATTTCCGAAATTATTAAGGTTGCCCTTATTTGTGATAGAGAATTTTTTTTTGACCTTGAGAAAAACATTGCCTTTCTGTTAAAACGAGACCTTAATTATTTGCAAATTGTCATTAAACGAGCTTGTAAAATTAAAAGCAATATCATAAGCATTGACGAAAAAGAGAAAATTAGTGGCTACCGTACCCTATTAAATCTTGGTCACACCTTTGGTCACGCTATTGAGTATCTTTTGGGTTATGGATACTGTCTTCATGGAGAAGCTATAGCGGTTGGCTTAGTACTGTCAGCTCAACTATCTCATAGTTTAGGAATGATTAGTGCTTGTGAAGTAAATCGTATCAAAAACCTATTGCAACGAATTCCATTACCTACTCGATTACCAAGAACAATTATCAAAAATTCTTTAAATGTTTTGTTGTCAATTATGCATAGAGATAAAAAAGTAATCAATGGACGTTTACACTTAGTTCTTTTAGATCACATTGGCCATGCCATTGTCTCAGATGAAATCAATGATAGTACTTTAAAATTATTTTTTTCTAGTTTGTATAATGATTCTACTTAA
- a CDS encoding shikimate kinase codes for MTLKSIRYTNFNNIYLIGPMGSGKTSVGKQLAHLTKKFFYDVDVEVEKHVGINIAEIFRRDGEKSFRKQEVKTIASLCKLNNIVLSTGGGSVLINTNRQHLFNNGIVIYLTIPVEVQLERISKRADTRPLLVKYSSKEKLYQLNKERELLYKILADFAYLTSEVKPHQLALKILMDIQKVYKSTYAH; via the coding sequence ATGACACTGAAAAGTATTCGTTATACAAATTTTAATAATATTTATCTTATTGGTCCTATGGGGTCTGGGAAAACTAGTGTAGGTAAACAGCTTGCTCATTTGACTAAAAAATTTTTTTATGATGTAGATGTCGAAGTTGAAAAGCACGTTGGAATAAATATCGCGGAAATTTTTAGGAGAGATGGAGAAAAAAGTTTTCGTAAGCAAGAAGTTAAAACGATTGCCTCTTTATGTAAACTTAACAATATTGTTCTATCTACTGGAGGTGGATCCGTATTGATTAACACTAATCGTCAGCATTTATTTAACAATGGAATTGTCATTTACCTAACGATCCCAGTAGAAGTACAATTAGAACGCATTTCCAAAAGAGCCGATACCCGTCCTCTTCTCGTTAAATACAGTTCAAAAGAAAAACTGTATCAGCTTAATAAAGAACGTGAACTTTTATACAAAATTCTTGCAGATTTTGCTTATTTAACAAGTGAAGTAAAACCTCATCAACTAGCCTTGAAAATTTTGATGGACATTCAAAAAGTTTACAAATCAACTTATGCACACTGA
- a CDS encoding rubredoxin, giving the protein MFKKYVCLLCGFVYEEEKGWPEDGIAPGTKWSDVPGNWVCPECGAMKADFQMMET; this is encoded by the coding sequence TTGTTTAAAAAATATGTATGCTTATTATGTGGTTTTGTCTATGAAGAGGAAAAAGGTTGGCCTGAAGATGGCATTGCTCCTGGTACAAAGTGGAGCGATGTGCCGGGAAATTGGGTATGCCCCGAATGTGGTGCAATGAAAGCAGATTTTCAAATGATGGAGACGTAG
- the erpA gene encoding iron-sulfur cluster insertion protein ErpA — translation MNSNTSQVLSEKSSLSFTDAAVRKIKELINEESKSGLNFRVFIKGGGCSGFQYNFAFDETVNPDDFIIEKTVRKFAEKENEKNKDTGYCHQMELVRLLVDPVSLQYLIGAEIDYREDVNGSQFVIRNPNAKTTCGCGSSFSA, via the coding sequence ATGAATAGCAACACGTCGCAAGTATTATCTGAAAAGTCTTCTTTGTCCTTTACTGACGCTGCAGTTCGTAAAATAAAAGAGTTAATTAATGAGGAAAGTAAGTCTGGTCTTAATTTTCGTGTCTTTATCAAAGGTGGAGGTTGTTCTGGATTTCAATATAATTTTGCTTTTGATGAGACTGTAAATCCTGATGATTTTATTATTGAAAAAACCGTTAGAAAATTTGCAGAAAAAGAAAACGAGAAAAATAAAGATACTGGATATTGTCATCAAATGGAATTGGTGAGGCTTTTGGTTGATCCTGTAAGCCTTCAATATCTTATCGGAGCTGAAATTGATTATCGTGAGGACGTCAATGGTTCCCAATTTGTGATTCGTAATCCAAATGCTAAAACTACTTGTGGTTGTGGTTCTTCTTTTTCAGCATAG
- a CDS encoding class I SAM-dependent methyltransferase, translating into MSNVAITCLDKSQQQRAIELAEELKLSLVLPTTKNFPVLLAVTSTRLELHLVTSKLPTAGPVYVDFLNKVLTNRRLCNNGSCCRRNQLIARAIGLKTHSNLSVLDLTAGLSQDAFILADLGCKVTMLERNPIIAALLKEGLHNAITSTEWFKLLHLKLIETEAYNYLLAPNTPFYEVIYLDPMYPTKKKSAFSKKEMRILRHVVGEDKDAHQLLKTALKKAKNRVVVKRPRISPKLGDICPTFSYKGRSSRFDIYLTC; encoded by the coding sequence ATGTCAAATGTCGCTATTACTTGTTTAGACAAATCACAACAACAGCGTGCAATAGAACTTGCTGAAGAATTAAAATTATCACTAGTATTACCTACCACCAAGAATTTTCCTGTTTTATTAGCTGTAACATCTACTCGTCTTGAATTACATCTAGTTACTTCTAAATTACCTACTGCTGGTCCAGTATACGTAGATTTTCTTAATAAGGTGTTAACTAATCGTAGACTATGTAATAATGGCAGTTGTTGTCGACGAAATCAATTAATTGCTCGCGCTATTGGCTTAAAAACTCATTCTAATTTATCTGTCTTAGATTTAACAGCTGGATTAAGTCAAGACGCTTTTATACTTGCCGATCTTGGATGTAAAGTGACTATGCTCGAACGTAATCCAATCATCGCCGCATTGTTAAAAGAAGGTTTACATAACGCAATAACATCAACAGAATGGTTTAAATTATTACATTTAAAACTAATTGAAACAGAGGCATACAATTATCTTTTAGCGCCAAACACTCCTTTTTATGAAGTCATTTATTTAGATCCTATGTATCCAACTAAAAAAAAATCTGCCTTTTCTAAAAAAGAAATGCGAATTTTACGTCATGTTGTTGGAGAAGATAAAGACGCACATCAACTCCTAAAAACAGCTTTAAAGAAGGCAAAAAATCGTGTCGTTGTCAAAAGACCAAGAATTTCTCCTAAATTAGGAGACATATGTCCCACCTTCTCCTATAAAGGTAGAAGCAGTCGATTCGATATTTATTTAACTTGCTAA
- the rpe gene encoding ribulose-phosphate 3-epimerase, whose protein sequence is MILEKKIISTSILSADFSRLGEEVRQVIAAGVDYIHFDVMDNHFVPNLSFGPVVCEALRKSGIAIPIDVHLMVDNPNKFIKAFASAGANLITFHPETVKNVEETLALIDRAGMQKGLAFNPKRSVSLQLSILREVDLILLMSVNPGFSGQSFITSSMRKIVSTRRLLKKSKSKAMLGIDGGIKLNNIAEISRAGINFFVLGSGLFHSLNYQREIKAIRQLI, encoded by the coding sequence GTGATTTTAGAAAAAAAAATTATTTCAACGTCAATTTTATCAGCTGATTTTAGTCGTTTAGGAGAAGAAGTAAGACAGGTAATCGCAGCCGGTGTTGACTATATTCATTTTGATGTAATGGATAATCATTTTGTACCTAACTTGAGTTTTGGTCCTGTGGTGTGTGAAGCACTAAGAAAATCAGGAATTGCTATTCCTATTGATGTACATCTGATGGTAGATAATCCCAATAAATTTATAAAGGCGTTTGCAAGTGCTGGAGCCAATTTAATTACTTTTCATCCAGAAACAGTAAAAAATGTAGAAGAAACGCTGGCATTAATTGATCGGGCTGGAATGCAAAAAGGTCTTGCTTTTAATCCAAAACGATCAGTATCATTACAGCTGTCTATCTTGAGGGAAGTTGATTTGATTTTGCTAATGTCTGTAAACCCTGGTTTTTCCGGCCAGTCTTTTATAACCAGTAGTATGAGAAAAATTGTATCTACAAGACGTTTATTAAAAAAGTCGAAGAGCAAAGCAATGCTTGGTATTGATGGTGGAATAAAATTAAATAATATTGCAGAAATTTCTCGAGCTGGAATTAATTTTTTTGTGTTAGGATCTGGACTATTTCATTCTTTAAACTACCAAAGGGAAATAAAAGCTATTCGACAATTAATTTAG